In Brienomyrus brachyistius isolate T26 unplaced genomic scaffold, BBRACH_0.4 scaffold44, whole genome shotgun sequence, the following are encoded in one genomic region:
- the tubgcp5 gene encoding gamma-tubulin complex component 5 isoform X2 — MAHWTKFEKEMDVEAKKLIKHISGIQDEEEPNFQAALKFVWSNFRFHRFLDVNKHNVQRTISGIYEKLMVNSDLRKAESWIRLTEEFLNSPLPNTEGTKTDVHHGILSLLLLLSDSLTSTHYTETPRVKEAEKEDTFDWGRYLLEGEEFDTGPYPDTPEWSEEESEEDDSQQPLSREDSGIQVDRTPQEDPEHSKKAVQVTWRGEPDSRTWLEQHVVAPYWETHAPRFSHSLHLHSNLLNVWDQHLYNTDPLYLPEEKAFVTETQVIRETLWLLSGCKKLFIFQHHEGKVSVRMDVVVTHLTGNCLRSVLEHIASYGQAVFRLQRFIDEVTGHSSDPVPPSANPPSKKSSEPPFRTYQAFVWALYKYFVSFKEELTTIERGIIVNDETVTLSAVLERLAPHLAQVKVLHKVFCTGVAEVPPGTPNVVRASHLLNTLYKAIIEYDSVGEASEQAVALLFSLWVETVRPYLEIVDEWIVHGQLFDPAKEFIIQRNKDVPVNHRDFWYATYTLYSVSEAVDSEERLSDAASGSSASDQAPCGGQHTMVSFLKPVLKQIIMAGKSMQLLKNLNCKAGERPDSSSRDAERKSLYALFLESVQSRLRRGEESPMDTVAEQQATRQSLIRMQSLMARHLELDDVHDPLLAINFARLYVEQTDFHEKFAGRDVAVDRSSESVTCQTFELTLRSCLYPHIEQRYVQCCGNLMKTLKKDYRLLEYLQAMRNYFLLEAGDTMYDFYTAIFDKVLEKESWQQMSFLNVQLQEAVGQRRPEDSMRLSIFLESVDPARKKQSVNSLEGLTLSYKVPWPVDIVISSECQKIYNQVFLLLLQIKWAKYNLDTLRFSDLMDAAKRQDGSPSDDITAKEEPISKQIHRMYLLRVKLMHFVNSLHNYIMTRILHSTGLEFQHQVQDAKDLDQLIKIHYRYLSTIHDRCLLREKVSFVKEAMMKVLHLVHIFSDRWQAGFGAWKIESIDKMESDFKNCHMFLVTILNKAVCRGSFPHLESLALSLMAGFEQC; from the exons ATGGCACACTGGACTAAATTTGAAAAGGAAATGGACGTGGAGGCAAAAAAGCTGATAAAGCACATCAGTGGGATTCAGGACGAAGAGGAGCCGAATTTTCAAGCGGCGCTTAAATTTGTCTGGTCCAATTTCAG GTTCCATCGCTTTCTTGATGTCAACAAACACAATGTCCAGCGCACCATAAGCGG GATCTATGAAAAGCTCATGGTCAACTCGGACCTGAGGAAAGCCGAGAGCTGGATCCGACTGACGGAGGAGTTCCTGAACTCGCCATTGCCCAATACAGAGGGGACGAAG ACTGACGTCCATCATGGCATcctctctctgctgctcttaCTGTCCGACTCCCTGACCAGCACGCACTACACTGAGACCCCCCGCGTGAAAGAGGCTG AAAAAGAAGACACCTTTGATTGGGGTAGATATTTGTTGGAGGGAGAGGAGTTCGACACTGGTCCCTATCCTGACACTCCT GAGTGGTCTGAGGAAGAGAGCGAGGAAGATGACAGCCAACAGCCACTGAGCAGAGAAGATTCAGGCATTCAGGTGGACAGGACCCCTCAGGAGGACCCTGAACACTCCAAGAAGGCCGTACAGGTGACCTGGAGAG GCGAGCCAGACTCACGGACGTGGCTGGAACAACATGTGGTGGCACCTTACTGGGAGACTCATGCCCCCCGCTTTTCCCACAGCCTGCATCTCCACTCCAACTTGCTCAATGTCTG GGACCAGCATCTGTACAACACCGATCCATTGTATCTCCCCGAAGAGAAGGCCTTTGTCACCGAGACCCAAGTGATACGAGAGACCCTTTG GCTTTTGTCGGGCTGTAAGAAGCTTTTCATTTTCCAACATCATGAGGGCAAAGTCTCGGTCCGGATGGATGTGGTGGTCACGCACCTGACCGGC AACTGCCTGCGCTCTGTGTTGGAACACATTGCCTCCTACGGCCAGGCGGTCTTCAGGCTGCAGAGGTTTATCGACGAGGTGACGGGCCACAGCTCGGATCCGGTCCCTCCGAGCGCCAACCCCCCCTCCAAGAAGAGCTCCGAGCCCCCATTCAGAACATACCAGGCCTTTGTATGGGCTCTGTACAAGTATTTTGTCAGCTTCAAGGAGGAGCTGACGACCATAGAGAGGGGCATCATTGTTAACG ATGAGACCGTGACTTTATCTGCTGTGCTCGAGCGCCTCGCCCCTCACTTGGCCCAAGTCAAGGTCTTGCATAAGGTCTTCTGCACAGGAGTGGCTGAGGTCCCCCCCGGGACGCCGAACGTGGTGAGGGCGTCACACCTGCTCAACACCCTCTACAAGGCCATCATCGAGTACGACAGCGTGGGCGAGGCATCTGAGCAGGCG GTGGCCCTGCTCTTCTCCCTATGGGTGGAGACCGTCAGGCCATATCTGGAGATCGTGGATGAGTGGATAGTTCATGGCCAGCTGTTTGATCCTGCCAAGGAGTTCATCATTCAGAG GAACAAGGATGTGCCGGTGAACCACAGGGACTTCTGGTACGCCACATACACCCTGTACAGCGTGTCGGAGGCAGTGGACAGCGAGGAGAGATTGAGCGATGCGGCCAGCGGCAGCTCGGCCAGCGATCAGGCCCCCTGCGGAGGCCAGCACACCATGGTGTCCTTCCTCAAGCCGGTCCTCAAGCAAATCATCATGGCCGGCAAGTCCATGCAGCTGCTGAAGAACCTCAACTGCAAGGCGGGGGAGCGACCCGACAGCTCGTCCCGAG ATGCGGAGCGGAAGAGCCTCTATGCACTCTTCCTGGAGTCGGTGCAGTCACGCCTTCGTCGCGGTGAGGAGTCTCCCATGGATACCGTTGCTGAGCAACAGGCCACCCGGCAGAGCCTGATCCGGATGCAGTCCCTGATGGCCCGGCACCTGGAGCTGGATGACGTGCATGACCCCTTGTTGGCCATAAACTTTGCCAG GCTCTATGTGGAGCAGACCGACTTCCACGAGAAGTTTGCAGGCCGCGACGTGGCAGTGGACCGTTCCTCGGAGTCCGTCACCTGCCAGACCTTCGAGCTCACCCTGCGCTCATGCCTATACCCCCACATCGAGCAGCGCTATGTCCAGTGCTGTGGCAACCTCATGAAGACCCTCAAGAAGGACTACAG GCTCCTGGAGTACCTGCAGGCTATGCGGAACTACTTCTTGCTGGAGGCCGGTGACACCATGTACGACTTCTACACGGCCATCTTCGACAAGGTGCTGGAGAAGGAGAGCTGGCAGCAGATGTCCTTTCTCAACGTACAGCTGCAGGAGGCTGTGGGACAGCGCCGCCCGGAGGACAGCATGAG GCTGTCAATATTTTTGGAAAGCGTAGACCCAGCCAGGAAAAAACAGTCGGTGAACAGCCTCGAGGGCCTCACTCTTAGTTACAAG GTCCCGTGGCCCGTGGATATTGTAATCAGCTCGGAGTGTCAGAAGATATACAACCAAGTATTTCTGCTGTTGCTGCAGATCAAATGGGCCAAGTACAACCTGGACACTCTGAGATTCAGTG ATCTCATGGATGCTGCAAAAAGGCAGGATGGAAGCCCAAGTGATGACATCACTGCCAAAGAGGAGCCAATCAGCAAGCAGATCCACAGGATGTATCTCCTCCGGGTCAAGCTGATGCATTTCGTCAACAGCCTACACAATTACATCATGACCAGA ATACTTCATAGCACCGGACTGGAGTTCCAGCATCAGGTTCAGGACGCAAAGGACCTGGACCAGCTGATCAAGATCCACTATAGATACCTATCCACCATTCATGATCGCTGCCTCCTCAGGGAGAAG gtgagctTTGTGAAGGAGGCCATGATGAAGGTCCTGCACCTGGTGCACATATTCTCTGACCGGTGGCAGGCAGGCTTTGGAGCCTGGAA GATTGAGTCAATTGATAAGATGGAGTCAGATTTCAAGAACTGCCACATGTTCCTGGTCACGATTCTCAACAAGGCCGTCTGCAGAGGATCCTTCCCCCATC TGGAATCCCTGGCCCTTTCTTTAATGGCTGGATTTGAGCAGTGTTAG
- the tubgcp5 gene encoding gamma-tubulin complex component 5 isoform X1, translated as MAHWTKFEKEMDVEAKKLIKHISGIQDEEEPNFQAALKFVWSNFRFHRFLDVNKHNVQRTISGIYEKLMVNSDLRKAESWIRLTEEFLNSPLPNTEGTKTDVHHGILSLLLLLSDSLTSTHYTETPRVKEAEKEDTFDWGRYLLEGEEFDTGPYPDTPEWSEEESEEDDSQQPLSREDSGIQVDRTPQEDPEHSKKAVQVTWRVGEPDSRTWLEQHVVAPYWETHAPRFSHSLHLHSNLLNVWDQHLYNTDPLYLPEEKAFVTETQVIRETLWLLSGCKKLFIFQHHEGKVSVRMDVVVTHLTGNCLRSVLEHIASYGQAVFRLQRFIDEVTGHSSDPVPPSANPPSKKSSEPPFRTYQAFVWALYKYFVSFKEELTTIERGIIVNDETVTLSAVLERLAPHLAQVKVLHKVFCTGVAEVPPGTPNVVRASHLLNTLYKAIIEYDSVGEASEQAVALLFSLWVETVRPYLEIVDEWIVHGQLFDPAKEFIIQRNKDVPVNHRDFWYATYTLYSVSEAVDSEERLSDAASGSSASDQAPCGGQHTMVSFLKPVLKQIIMAGKSMQLLKNLNCKAGERPDSSSRDAERKSLYALFLESVQSRLRRGEESPMDTVAEQQATRQSLIRMQSLMARHLELDDVHDPLLAINFARLYVEQTDFHEKFAGRDVAVDRSSESVTCQTFELTLRSCLYPHIEQRYVQCCGNLMKTLKKDYRLLEYLQAMRNYFLLEAGDTMYDFYTAIFDKVLEKESWQQMSFLNVQLQEAVGQRRPEDSMRLSIFLESVDPARKKQSVNSLEGLTLSYKVPWPVDIVISSECQKIYNQVFLLLLQIKWAKYNLDTLRFSDLMDAAKRQDGSPSDDITAKEEPISKQIHRMYLLRVKLMHFVNSLHNYIMTRILHSTGLEFQHQVQDAKDLDQLIKIHYRYLSTIHDRCLLREKVSFVKEAMMKVLHLVHIFSDRWQAGFGAWKIESIDKMESDFKNCHMFLVTILNKAVCRGSFPHLESLALSLMAGFEQC; from the exons ATGGCACACTGGACTAAATTTGAAAAGGAAATGGACGTGGAGGCAAAAAAGCTGATAAAGCACATCAGTGGGATTCAGGACGAAGAGGAGCCGAATTTTCAAGCGGCGCTTAAATTTGTCTGGTCCAATTTCAG GTTCCATCGCTTTCTTGATGTCAACAAACACAATGTCCAGCGCACCATAAGCGG GATCTATGAAAAGCTCATGGTCAACTCGGACCTGAGGAAAGCCGAGAGCTGGATCCGACTGACGGAGGAGTTCCTGAACTCGCCATTGCCCAATACAGAGGGGACGAAG ACTGACGTCCATCATGGCATcctctctctgctgctcttaCTGTCCGACTCCCTGACCAGCACGCACTACACTGAGACCCCCCGCGTGAAAGAGGCTG AAAAAGAAGACACCTTTGATTGGGGTAGATATTTGTTGGAGGGAGAGGAGTTCGACACTGGTCCCTATCCTGACACTCCT GAGTGGTCTGAGGAAGAGAGCGAGGAAGATGACAGCCAACAGCCACTGAGCAGAGAAGATTCAGGCATTCAGGTGGACAGGACCCCTCAGGAGGACCCTGAACACTCCAAGAAGGCCGTACAGGTGACCTGGAGAG TAGGCGAGCCAGACTCACGGACGTGGCTGGAACAACATGTGGTGGCACCTTACTGGGAGACTCATGCCCCCCGCTTTTCCCACAGCCTGCATCTCCACTCCAACTTGCTCAATGTCTG GGACCAGCATCTGTACAACACCGATCCATTGTATCTCCCCGAAGAGAAGGCCTTTGTCACCGAGACCCAAGTGATACGAGAGACCCTTTG GCTTTTGTCGGGCTGTAAGAAGCTTTTCATTTTCCAACATCATGAGGGCAAAGTCTCGGTCCGGATGGATGTGGTGGTCACGCACCTGACCGGC AACTGCCTGCGCTCTGTGTTGGAACACATTGCCTCCTACGGCCAGGCGGTCTTCAGGCTGCAGAGGTTTATCGACGAGGTGACGGGCCACAGCTCGGATCCGGTCCCTCCGAGCGCCAACCCCCCCTCCAAGAAGAGCTCCGAGCCCCCATTCAGAACATACCAGGCCTTTGTATGGGCTCTGTACAAGTATTTTGTCAGCTTCAAGGAGGAGCTGACGACCATAGAGAGGGGCATCATTGTTAACG ATGAGACCGTGACTTTATCTGCTGTGCTCGAGCGCCTCGCCCCTCACTTGGCCCAAGTCAAGGTCTTGCATAAGGTCTTCTGCACAGGAGTGGCTGAGGTCCCCCCCGGGACGCCGAACGTGGTGAGGGCGTCACACCTGCTCAACACCCTCTACAAGGCCATCATCGAGTACGACAGCGTGGGCGAGGCATCTGAGCAGGCG GTGGCCCTGCTCTTCTCCCTATGGGTGGAGACCGTCAGGCCATATCTGGAGATCGTGGATGAGTGGATAGTTCATGGCCAGCTGTTTGATCCTGCCAAGGAGTTCATCATTCAGAG GAACAAGGATGTGCCGGTGAACCACAGGGACTTCTGGTACGCCACATACACCCTGTACAGCGTGTCGGAGGCAGTGGACAGCGAGGAGAGATTGAGCGATGCGGCCAGCGGCAGCTCGGCCAGCGATCAGGCCCCCTGCGGAGGCCAGCACACCATGGTGTCCTTCCTCAAGCCGGTCCTCAAGCAAATCATCATGGCCGGCAAGTCCATGCAGCTGCTGAAGAACCTCAACTGCAAGGCGGGGGAGCGACCCGACAGCTCGTCCCGAG ATGCGGAGCGGAAGAGCCTCTATGCACTCTTCCTGGAGTCGGTGCAGTCACGCCTTCGTCGCGGTGAGGAGTCTCCCATGGATACCGTTGCTGAGCAACAGGCCACCCGGCAGAGCCTGATCCGGATGCAGTCCCTGATGGCCCGGCACCTGGAGCTGGATGACGTGCATGACCCCTTGTTGGCCATAAACTTTGCCAG GCTCTATGTGGAGCAGACCGACTTCCACGAGAAGTTTGCAGGCCGCGACGTGGCAGTGGACCGTTCCTCGGAGTCCGTCACCTGCCAGACCTTCGAGCTCACCCTGCGCTCATGCCTATACCCCCACATCGAGCAGCGCTATGTCCAGTGCTGTGGCAACCTCATGAAGACCCTCAAGAAGGACTACAG GCTCCTGGAGTACCTGCAGGCTATGCGGAACTACTTCTTGCTGGAGGCCGGTGACACCATGTACGACTTCTACACGGCCATCTTCGACAAGGTGCTGGAGAAGGAGAGCTGGCAGCAGATGTCCTTTCTCAACGTACAGCTGCAGGAGGCTGTGGGACAGCGCCGCCCGGAGGACAGCATGAG GCTGTCAATATTTTTGGAAAGCGTAGACCCAGCCAGGAAAAAACAGTCGGTGAACAGCCTCGAGGGCCTCACTCTTAGTTACAAG GTCCCGTGGCCCGTGGATATTGTAATCAGCTCGGAGTGTCAGAAGATATACAACCAAGTATTTCTGCTGTTGCTGCAGATCAAATGGGCCAAGTACAACCTGGACACTCTGAGATTCAGTG ATCTCATGGATGCTGCAAAAAGGCAGGATGGAAGCCCAAGTGATGACATCACTGCCAAAGAGGAGCCAATCAGCAAGCAGATCCACAGGATGTATCTCCTCCGGGTCAAGCTGATGCATTTCGTCAACAGCCTACACAATTACATCATGACCAGA ATACTTCATAGCACCGGACTGGAGTTCCAGCATCAGGTTCAGGACGCAAAGGACCTGGACCAGCTGATCAAGATCCACTATAGATACCTATCCACCATTCATGATCGCTGCCTCCTCAGGGAGAAG gtgagctTTGTGAAGGAGGCCATGATGAAGGTCCTGCACCTGGTGCACATATTCTCTGACCGGTGGCAGGCAGGCTTTGGAGCCTGGAA GATTGAGTCAATTGATAAGATGGAGTCAGATTTCAAGAACTGCCACATGTTCCTGGTCACGATTCTCAACAAGGCCGTCTGCAGAGGATCCTTCCCCCATC TGGAATCCCTGGCCCTTTCTTTAATGGCTGGATTTGAGCAGTGTTAG